From a region of the Bernardetia sp. genome:
- the atpH gene encoding ATP synthase F1 subunit delta → MSDIRVASRYAKSVFSLADEHSILEEVHNDMVAIKDTVEGSRELELLLKSPIINSSKKLSILNSLFGNSNDLTKKFFTLVVKKGREAELFETAKQFHLLYNSKKGIEMAEVVTPFELTEELRASFKQKVKQLSGKDSVELKEKVDKSLIGGFILNIEGKQIDDSVRTRLQKLEQTLVK, encoded by the coding sequence ATGTCAGATATTCGTGTTGCTTCTCGTTATGCCAAATCGGTATTTAGTTTGGCTGATGAACACTCTATTTTAGAAGAAGTCCATAACGATATGGTAGCTATCAAAGATACCGTTGAAGGAAGTAGAGAGTTAGAACTTTTGCTCAAAAGTCCGATTATCAATTCTTCTAAGAAACTATCTATTCTAAATTCTCTTTTTGGAAATAGCAACGATTTGACAAAGAAATTCTTTACGCTTGTTGTTAAAAAGGGACGTGAAGCAGAACTTTTTGAAACAGCAAAGCAATTCCACCTACTTTACAATTCTAAGAAAGGAATTGAAATGGCAGAAGTGGTTACTCCTTTTGAATTGACTGAAGAGCTTCGTGCTTCATTTAAGCAAAAAGTAAAGCAGCTTTCTGGAAAAGACAGTGTAGAACTTAAAGAAAAAGTAGATAAAAGTCTTATTGGAGGTTTTATCTTAAATATTGAAGGCAAACAGATTGATGATTCTGTTAGGACACGTCTTCAAAAGCTAGAGCAAACTTTAGTAAAATAA
- the atpA gene encoding F0F1 ATP synthase subunit alpha has product MVRPDEVSAILREQLSNAKTDAQLEEVGTVLQVGDGVARIYGLTNARAGELIEFNNGLTGMVLNLEEDNVGAVLFGDYTNVGEGDSVKSTGRIASLKVGDGMVGRVVDTLGNPIDGKGAIEGELYEMPLERKAPGVIYREPVTEPLQTGIKAIDAMIPIGRGQRELIIGDRQTGKTAVAIDAIINQKEFYDKGEPVFCIYVAIGQKASTVAGIVASLERYGAMAYTVVVSASASDPAPMQFFAPFAGAAIGEYFRDTGRPALVVYDDLSKQAVAYREVSLLLRRPPGREAYPGDVFYLHSRLLERAAKVINDDSIAQDMNDLPESLKKAGVVRGGGSLTALPIIETQAGDVSAYIPTNVISITDGQIFLETNLFNSGVRPAINVGISVSRVGGSAQIKSMKKVSGTLKLDQAQFRELEAFAKFGSDLDAATKLVIERGRRNTEMLKQKQFSPVEVEKQVAIIYATTNGITDNVPTEKMKEYEQSYLSILEQNHRKTLDELRAGKYTPEQTDVLAKVAKEVAKTYNITAKA; this is encoded by the coding sequence ATGGTCAGACCTGATGAAGTTTCAGCAATTTTAAGAGAACAACTCTCTAACGCTAAAACAGACGCTCAACTAGAAGAAGTAGGAACTGTACTTCAAGTAGGTGATGGTGTTGCTCGTATCTACGGACTTACAAACGCTCGTGCTGGCGAGCTTATCGAATTCAATAATGGCTTGACTGGAATGGTCTTGAACCTTGAAGAAGATAATGTAGGTGCTGTACTCTTTGGAGATTATACTAACGTAGGTGAAGGCGATTCTGTTAAATCTACTGGACGTATTGCATCACTCAAAGTAGGTGATGGTATGGTAGGACGTGTTGTAGACACGCTTGGAAATCCTATTGATGGTAAAGGAGCTATCGAAGGAGAACTCTACGAAATGCCATTAGAGCGTAAAGCACCAGGTGTAATTTATCGTGAGCCTGTAACTGAGCCTCTTCAAACAGGTATCAAGGCGATTGATGCGATGATTCCAATTGGTCGTGGTCAGCGTGAGCTTATCATTGGCGACCGTCAGACAGGTAAAACTGCTGTGGCAATTGATGCTATCATCAACCAAAAAGAATTTTATGACAAAGGAGAGCCAGTTTTCTGTATCTATGTAGCTATCGGACAGAAAGCCTCTACTGTGGCTGGTATCGTAGCTTCATTAGAGCGTTATGGTGCTATGGCTTATACAGTTGTTGTTTCGGCTTCTGCATCTGACCCTGCTCCAATGCAATTCTTTGCTCCATTTGCTGGTGCTGCAATCGGAGAATATTTCCGTGATACAGGTCGTCCTGCATTGGTAGTTTATGATGACCTTTCTAAGCAAGCAGTTGCTTATCGTGAAGTTTCTCTTCTTCTTCGTCGTCCTCCAGGGCGTGAGGCATATCCAGGTGATGTATTCTATCTTCACTCTCGTTTGTTGGAGCGTGCTGCAAAAGTTATCAATGACGATAGCATTGCACAAGATATGAATGACCTTCCAGAGTCTTTGAAAAAAGCAGGTGTCGTAAGAGGTGGTGGTTCACTTACAGCTCTTCCAATTATTGAAACACAAGCAGGTGACGTTTCAGCTTATATTCCAACCAACGTAATTTCGATTACAGACGGTCAGATATTCTTGGAAACTAACTTATTTAACTCTGGTGTACGTCCAGCAATTAACGTAGGTATTTCTGTATCTCGTGTAGGTGGTTCGGCTCAGATTAAGTCAATGAAGAAAGTTTCTGGTACATTGAAACTAGACCAAGCACAATTTAGAGAATTAGAAGCCTTTGCAAAATTTGGTTCTGACCTTGATGCAGCTACTAAGCTCGTTATTGAGCGTGGACGTAGAAATACGGAAATGTTGAAGCAAAAGCAGTTCTCTCCAGTAGAAGTTGAGAAGCAAGTTGCTATTATCTATGCTACTACTAATGGTATTACTGATAATGTTCCTACTGAAAAAATGAAAGAGTACGAGCAAAGTTACTTGAGCATTTTGGAGCAGAATCACAGAAAAACATTAGACGAGCTTCGTGCAGGAAAATATACTCCAGAGCAAACTGATGTTCTTGCAAAAGTTGCTAAAGAAGTTGCTAAAACATATAATATTACTGCAAAAGCATAA